The Pungitius pungitius chromosome 10, fPunPun2.1, whole genome shotgun sequence DNA window AAgggttaaaaaacattttatgagTCGGACAACACTATCAGCAGGCTAACATGCTTCATTAATGTCAAAGTATGCCGCTTATCACGGAACAAAGTTTGTGATTTTCAAAAGTACATTTATTGTTTGAAAGCTCCTTGACAGCTACTAACCAGATCTTACCGTGAAGAATATACAACCGTGAagaaaatacactttaaaataaatggaagtATGCAAAAATACTTTGCAAAAGGCTGCGTTGACAAATTCTTGCCCATCAGAGTCTGTGGTGTAGACAGCTGAATCGATCTGTGCAGGCTGGCATGTTGCAGAGGGAGGGGTGTTCTCAGAAAGGCGTTGCTTTAAAGTAGTCCTCCAGCGGAATGAGCGATACTCCGCCGATCCAGTCCTGCAGCCAAACCTGGATTAACTCCATCTTCATAAAGAACCACTTGTGCCCCACTGGCcactttgccatcactggaTGTctacagaaataaagaaatagtaGAGCATGAACATTTTGTTGTTATCTTCTCATCAGGGTTGAAGGAgcataacatgtatttatacacTGCACTTCCCTTAGCCAAGCTACCTTGAGAACATAGCCTGCTTTGCAAACCCGAGCTCCTCCGATGCCACCTCCACCATCTTGCCTGTTAGTGTGAGTCGAGCACATCTTGGATCTTCCGGGTCATACACCATTTgccttgaaaacacagaagactGTTATCTTatcaatttaattcaaagtcCTTCTTATGAGAAAAGGCCCCTCTTTAAGTTTAGTCTAGTTTTAATACCTTCATTAGTTacgcttttttttgctttgttacaTATTCCTCAAATAACCTTTGTTCAGCATCCAGAATTTTGGGACAAAGTAGAATTTAAGTATGGAAAAATATTACAAATTGTTTGAATTATGGAAGGAAATGGCAGTTAATAAGTAttgattttgttcttctttaacAAATTAATCTGACCATACATTCAGGGTGGTACAATTAAAGCTGGCCTTACCTGCAGAATTCTCCTTCAGCCTCCGAGAAGGTGAGTGAAGCATGGGGGTCACTTTTCAGGTCAGACACGGTGTAGTCCATTGGAGTCACATAGAAATAGATGACTCCTGTGCTGTTGTCTAGAGGCCCATCACTGACTGAGAAGATATTGCCAAAAGGGAGACCTTTGATCTGTTGAtatcaaaaatgtttaaaaaataattgttttcatcTTAATTGCAAAACATTAACTAAAAAGAGCACACAAGTTGTTGGTTCTTCAGGGGCTTTTGGGTTTGGTTGTGGTACAAGTTAAAACTGTGTCATTGTAATTAGTACAAATCCCCCTTAAGTCAATTCTCCTTATCTGCTTTATACAATTCCAAATAACTGAAAACCAATGAATTTTAAATTGATGACTTGAAAGTGGTTtggtaaaataatgtaattagtAGAGTGTGATGACGTGAAAATACTTAGCAAAACATGAAAATTGTACTAAACATAAAAGCCAGTCCTCAGTGTTTCTTATTGTTCTTTCTTGCTTTTAATAGTTTAAGCTTGACGCTTAGCCAATAGTTCTAGTGTAAATCCAGAAATGCATAGCTTGTGCTCACACATGGAGAAGGGCCCCGTAAGGAGCCCGCGGTGTCTCACCTTGTCTTGGGTCGAAATGGTGGCCAGGTGTCCCCAGTCACTGTTGTGAGCTATGTATCTGGCCGTCCTGGCGGTCTCCTGGTGCGGGGGAGGGCCGGACTTCTCGGCCTTTTCCAGCCGATACGAAAACAAGCGCGATGAAAGCTGCGCCACACTCCCGTCCTCCGGCTCCACACGCTCCCCGGGGCTCACCGCGCCGTCCCCGGGGACGTCGGAGGACGGATACGCCTGCTTCCACAGCCCGCCGGCGTTGTCCACCAACAGCGCCGGGGCCGCCTCCTCGGACAGGTCGGCGTCCTCCACAACGTCGTTTGAGGAGACGACCCAGGACACCGAGGTCCTCAGGGTGTAGCTTTGACACGACCACAGCACACCGGCGAGCAGCGCCAGAGGGAAGAAGCGGGCCTTCATGTCGCGGAGCTGTGGACGATGGCCGCCACTCGTTTGTTTACAAACTCACGTGCGTTGGCTCGCGCGAGACTGGAAGTAGTTTCATAATCGTCCGTTTGTTTCAGGTCTTGAAAGACTTACTGACATTTAGAGTACGTTTGTTCAAGAATCTATGTGCACTAAAAGTACACTTACTCAAATGCGATTTTGAAGTGAAAGAAAAGCTACATATTTTATTCTCCATCCCTGCTAGTTTTTGGAGAGAAATGCTTTAGTCTGAATTAACCCCAACGCATAACACAAGACTGGTTTCTACTCATCTGAGCGTTCGCAccgtagatatatatatataaatgctaGATATCTCGCCCGCGTtgccgcacatggcggccatcttggtacagtgGTACTCTggggcaaagagacacatgaatgatgaagagctttttacaaataaattaatgttttcCTCACTTTGCTGTCTTCTGGTTATCACTATTTTAGTGGAAAGAGTTTGTCCTTTCGCCCTCTCTACACACAACTGGCTGTACTCAGGTGATGTCTCAATATAGTTAACGTACCCCTGACATAATCGTTTGCATCATCATGACAATCATTTTAGCTATTTATCAACAGGaaaacagtatttcattataAACAGCATAATTTGATGGGTGGTATGATTAGTATTCACTCACAGGATGTAATGAAGCTAAAGTTCAAACCCGTGTAATGGCTTCAAAACTCATTGATGACATGTAGACAGCGTgaattagatgtatttattaaacacaacagggCCATTCCATGTTGAATACAGAGTATTGTAGTTCCTGTCTCCTTCAGCATGTCCTTCTGCTAACTGTGTTTAtagagcaggaagtggaaagcTGCTCCATCACTTGTGGTCCAACACAAACAGTCTCCTTCCTGTCTACAAAGGTCCAGTTGGTGAGGACAGCAGGACCAGAGACGGACAACGTGGcatctataaaaacagaagacagagtacAATAAGTCCTTCTGACCTACAGAATCATACACTTCTGTgggtaaaaatataatttaatgtaatagggCTTGACCTACAAGTTAGTTACTTCTAATGTTACATCTGTGATATGAAACTAGTAAATAATGCAGCCAAACACAACTAACAGATGACGTGACactaacataaatgcatttattgtacaaagtacagtatttatgaCTGTTCTAAGTACGTTTACAGTATATCATGTTTAAACAGTATAAGCTGAACAGCTGGTGAGAATCTGTAAGATCTATATTCTAAATCTATTAAGGATCTATGTTAAATAACATACAGCAGCAAACGCTGcgcatttatctgaataattattaccagggttcgaaatgaggggggtctgggagggtcccggaccccctataagaatttatttttagattttggggggtcctcgacaaatatttttaacattaaaaatgattgtgaaaaggtctttagtgaagTTTTATATttctaacaataattaatttatttcctagcgattgggcagcaatcagggcagccaatagcatcacagattgttgttgtggtcctccggcgtaaacagtacagtctgtggcgcagacacgtaggttgtTGTTGAACGCgtcaaaaacgaagcctcacaaaaagtgcttcgattatgtttatatctctataataattgcttattatagtaaaatatttggagttggtgttcccatattaaaagttgcattaactaacttagatacccagtgtaacgtaatgattagaagagtgcgcttgtcaacgtttcttgttgtatgtgtatgaagccaaacaacctgccagctaacagcagcacattcacaaacatattgctgaaaataaaacgcatcacaaatccattgcagcgttcacgattgtataagtgagcactacatcacaaccacgtatgaaaacatgtatttaagaaaatatatttaaaaatgacatgatcgatcgggattcgaaccccgtcgGTCAAAACATGAAtggcaactctgatttcggggCCTTATTTAaatgccaggaacagtctttatagacatcattattattcaatccagcggctagttgttttacaaattgcattaacataagggatgagaaacgccagttgtatttcatcaaaccttttgaaggtgcatggtgctgccataatgagtgcACCGGGACAGGTGAAATTGTAAACTAAATCCATAAATAGtcagttgtttctgttttgtttgtatattAACTACATGTGTTGTTTGAAATTAAATTGTTGTAATGGTAATTCGTCATTGTGAAACATGTCCATTGTGTAAATACAATTAGTTATGGGCAACACTCTAATAAATGTTAGAATCTGTACTACTTGTCCTTAAATATAGCCTCACATGACTTGAGTATtttcatatatgtatgtatatattccCCTTTGTACTATTATTCACTAACGATGTTACAGCAAGAAAATACAGTAGCGTCGAGCACAAAAAGTGGTTGGTTGAAGGTTTATTTATCTGAAAGGCACAAGCTgataaatgagtatcttcatgaccatgggttctAACTTTCTATTGGGAATTTGGTGAAACCACAACACAGCAACTTAAAAGTAGCTCAGCGTCTCGAATTGAGTGATAAATGTCTGGCttcagaaatgaacacaaagggattttcTCATAAAGCCTGAAACGGATCTGCATCCTTTCCCACTTTTTTAACGGGTGCGCAGCGGACTGAGAGCACCAGCGGACTGCCTGCTACTACCCCCCCTGaaggggagacactgcagtctacCTCAGcaatgggaacaacgtgtgtgtgtacgtcttCCGACTCAGGTCATTAAGCCGGAAAATTAGTTTTCGTTTTGTTAGTTATGTAGCAGATATATTCTGAATATCGCCATGTTCCCATCATCCATGTTCTATAGGCACCTTCCTATCACATGAACGGCAGGTTGCATCATCTGTAGGCACCTTCCTATCACATGAACGTCAGGTTGCCCCCCAGCAGCCCCCTTCCGATCATATGAAAAGCAGAACGTTAAGTCTGAAGGGAATGGCACCTTCAGATCATGAGGAGCCTGACCACTTTTGCACTCGGCATCACTCAAATTGGATCCATTCTTGCAGATTTAACTGGGTTAGGGTTTAAAATCATTAATATGAGCTCCATTTAGATCAATTACAACATTGTACCACTTACATATCAATACATCAAGGATAATGACATTAAATAGCCTACATACACGTCAGGTTGATAGTTAAGTGGACCTTTGAATACAGAActtgttattttatatttgaatacTGTGGCATGTTATGGAATAAGTCTTCATAAAAACTGCCTGTAAATATTGTATCATGCTGTACCATTCCTACCAGTGATAGGATGAAAAGCAAAGgtgtaattattttaaaataacaagaaatgaaataaaattggaaaataatcattttagatttatttacatattttcaaACTAAAATGCTACATTTTTAGATGCTGTTATCTGGACTTGAAACGATAAATATAAAACAGTTCAGCTCTTGAATGAGACTGATTGATAGTAAGGTTGTTATGTATAATTGTTGTGGTTACAATCAGCTTCTGATCTGATTAAAGGTTTTATCAcatattgtatttaatacaGTGGATGTTGATAAAGAGAAGCGGATGTACAATACCTGGTCTTTTAACCAATAGATCTCAGTTTTTCATTATGTATGATTGCTTTCAAGAAACATATTCTGAAGCAACATCACGATCATTTCTTTTAGATACAGCGGAAAATGTTAAACAGAACAGATTGAAATGCATGAAGCCGAATTACAGCTAGTTTATCTCTGTTATGAGTTGTCTTGATAAACAAGTGAAACTAAGGGCACAGCGACATGAGATCAGGAAAAGTAATCCAGATGAGTCTCATCTCAATGCATCACGATCCTAATAGTCAGTGCAAACTTACACACTCAGCAGTTCTGGAGTCTCATTTGAGGCCAGGAGTGGATTAGTCTTTTTTTGCACCTCCAATTAGTTGTCTGCTGTCttctgagggagagagggggactGTGTTGTTCTGCCGGCCGACACTGGTGAGACGGGCCGTGGTGTTTCTGTTCTATCGTTGaccccctcctccagctcctcttccctctgctGTACAGAGGAGAGGTACTGCTCCAGCAGGCTGCAGTCCGCACTGTCCACTACGGTGAAGCCGCTGTGAAGCGGGCTGAGGGCTCGCACCGTCTTCAGAGAATCTGCCGTCCCGCTGCTCAGGAAACTGTCCTCCTGCGCTGCCTGTTGATCACTGGTTGACTGGAAGCCAGAGTCGGGGAACGAGGCACCTGTGGAGGGTGGGTTCGCCGTGCTTGATGGGACAGGCGTGGCAGCGACACATAGTCCTGGAGCCGAGACCTGAGGCTGGGGGACAGCCTGACTAATGCtcgccagctgctgctccacagaCTGCTTCCACTGCTCCATAGACTGGAGCTACAAGGAGATCAGGGGGAACTGTTGAACTAGCTAAGAAGCCACGGAAAATTTACAATGCCATGAACAGACATTTGCAAGGTGCATCATCTCGGAAAAGCCATTTTTACCATCAACAACGGTAAAGTTTTCACCTCAGGAGTCTatgtgggcacacacacacacacacgcgcacacgcactgACCTGTTTCCACAGGAACTTTACAGCTTCCTCCTGGACTAGTCTTTGTAACCTCTCTTCCTCAAACTGCTGCTGGACCCTGCAAAACAAAACCCATATTTGACATATTGATAATCTTTGTAAAATATCATCAAATACATATCCCATATACTATGtgtaacattttttaacaaaaagttaaacaaaaaaatagacaCATACCTGTCCAACTGTCCACACAGGGAGATGATGTACTCTTGCATCCTGCGCAGGCGAATTTCACTGCGCACCTCTTTGGCCATGGGGTGACAACACCGAGTGTGCCGTCCCCTCCACCATGACTGGATTTTGACCGCTGCCCTGTTTGCTTCCATCAAACTTAATTTACTGGCACACATACCAACATTTTCCTGTTTGGCAGCTTCTTTCATCTCTGCCTTCCCAAAGTCAGAGGATGTTTCCGGATCACTTTGAGGTTTGCTTACTCCGACGCCCAGTGGCTGAGCTGTTGGAGCTGCACCCAAAATAACATCCTCTACATGGCCGCTCTCTTGCCCATCCACCGGGGGTGAATGATGTgtcttgtttgtgttgtgtctttTGGGCTGTGCTGGCCGTTTTGGAGCCAGGGAATCAGGTTCAAATGTCTCCGTCTCGTCCTCGCTGTCAGAGTGTACTGTCTGCTCCAGATCAGACGCGATGGGAAGAAAGGTGGACTCTGAGGAAAGCATGCTGCCGTTGAGTTTCTCCTCATCGGTCTGAACATCCTCCAGATAGATGTGCTCCTCTCCGAGCCGCGGACTGCGAACTACCGGCGGCGGCGGGTGAGAGGAATCACAGCTCATCCAGGTGTTGAACTGCACAACTGGCTCTGTACCAAAGTAATCACGCCAAATCGTTAATATTGTGACAAAGAGATGACATAATTTTCAAAGAGAAACTATAAAAATGTATGCACCAGAACTGTCGCATAGAGGCAAAGGCGGCCTCTTACCGGTCTCCTGTACTAATGGAGCAGCAGGTGGGGTCGGTGCACTGATATGCTTCACCTCTCTGGCTCCCCCCTGAGGGACTGGATGTGAGGGACTGTGTCCCTCCACGTCTAGCTGAGTGGGGCGAGGAGGGCTCGGACAGCCTTCCCGTGTCTCCTTTAACAGCTGCCTTTGGTGAAacctaaatttaaaaaaaggtcattttaataCACGATTCCCATTGAGGGGGATTTATAGCAGGGTCAATGGGGCTATGAAGTGAGCATTGTGTAGGAGCcattttgtgtttaatgttGGCAAAGGATATTTGGTTTGTTAGGATGTATTTATATTGGCATCTTGGACACTTGGTGGCGGTGATTAGGTGCACAAGGGCATAGGTGACAGGAAGCAGGACGCACAGGTAAGGGGAGCAACAGTTCTCACCAGACCACGGAGACAGACCACCACAAAAAGGAGTATGTTCAAACGGTATGTTCATCGGTTTATACAATTCACTGCAATAAATCACAAACCTCAATCCACAATAATCTGTCCTTTATGTCCTTTATGTGTCTGTGTAGAAACTTCACTCCAACCTGTGCCTGATGGCAAAGAATCATTTCTCGGAGGCTAAAGGTACAGCAAAACAAGGATTGCCACTACACATTGGATGATAGTCTTTGGTGTCTGTGGTGTTTTTTGAGCTTTGTAGCCGTCTAAATTCAGATTTATACCTCTGCTTATTGAGGATCTTCTCCAGTTTGGCGTCTTCTGCCGTCTCCAGGGCTGGTGATGACGTCAGAGGGCAAACGGTGGCCAGGTATTGAACCAGCTGAACATGCTGACCTGGTCGATATGAACGTCCTTTCCCCTGACTGTAAAGCCACTCGGCTTTGAGACTGTAATTGACAATTGTACacaataaattaaatttaattaaataattaattaaataatttgATGTCATTGACCATGACAAGCAAAAGTAACGGCATAGAAATGTACACACCCTTCTTTCTGTGACACAACATAGCCATCCAGAACCTTGAGGCTCAAGCACCAACTCATGACATACGGACGATAGTCAAAACCGGGCAATGAGGGTGTTGCCATAACACAAGGGTTGCTCATAATGGACAGCTGCTCCAGTTCACGGAGAGGGGCCAAGTAAGATGCCTACGGAATAAATCGGTCAAGGATAATTTGCATCTAGAAAATCAAATGGAAGGTAAAGTCATCAAGGTCAGAAAGAAGATTGTTACTTCATTAAGATCCCGTATCTCATTTTCTGCCAGGGAGAGAATGGATAAGTTGGCAGGTAGGTGAGCAGGAACAGCACGAAGTGTTGTAATGCTGTTTCCATGGAGTAACAGCGTCTGGGAAATTGACAGATTATCCATCAAAGAAACATTTGACACAGAAACTGTACAATATGGATTATTTGTCTTCTTGTTTACGCTTACTTTTGACCTCAAAGGCTCCAGTGCTCACCTTTAATGCCACCAGTTTAGTCACATCACCAATGGTGGATATGTTATTATCCGACAGATCCAAGTGTTGAAGGGAAACACAGTTGTTGAGTTGCTCGATGACCTGagtaaaagagtaaaaaagtaaattaatatCTTAATGCATTGTCCTGAAATTGACGGTTTAATCTCTGAAACAacattgtgtaaataaatgagATATGATATTTCAGTCAGGTTTAGGTAAGAATTTTTCCTCACTTTAATGTTGTTCCCAGAGAGGTTCAGCCATTTGAGATGAGGCAGGTCTCGGAGCCCCTCGATGTATCCAATACTGTTATTTGGAAGATTGAGGACTGTCAACTCTGTTAGCTGAGAAACGCCCATCATTCTC harbors:
- the creg2 gene encoding protein CREG2, encoding MKARFFPLALLAGVLWSCQSYTLRTSVSWVVSSNDVVEDADLSEEAAPALLVDNAGGLWKQAYPSSDVPGDGAVSPGERVEPEDGSVAQLSSRLFSYRLEKAEKSGPPPHQETARTARYIAHNSDWGHLATISTQDKIKGLPFGNIFSVSDGPLDNSTGVIYFYVTPMDYTVSDLKSDPHASLTFSEAEGEFCRQMVYDPEDPRCARLTLTGKMVEVASEELGFAKQAMFSRHPVMAKWPVGHKWFFMKMELIQVWLQDWIGGVSLIPLEDYFKATPF
- the cep97 gene encoding centrosomal protein of 97 kDa isoform X1 is translated as MGVSDLQFDTNAGAVVDLSARGLLKLDQSFTCSEDTHTLILDRNNIMKLDHLERSPGLQQLSVASNRLVRMMGVSQLTELTVLNLPNNSIGYIEGLRDLPHLKWLNLSGNNIKVIEQLNNCVSLQHLDLSDNNISTIGDVTKLVALKTLLLHGNSITTLRAVPAHLPANLSILSLAENEIRDLNEASYLAPLRELEQLSIMSNPCVMATPSLPGFDYRPYVMSWCLSLKVLDGYVVSQKEGLKAEWLYSQGKGRSYRPGQHVQLVQYLATVCPLTSSPALETAEDAKLEKILNKQRFHQRQLLKETREGCPSPPRPTQLDVEGHSPSHPVPQGGAREVKHISAPTPPAAPLVQETGKRPPLPLCDSSEPVVQFNTWMSCDSSHPPPPVVRSPRLGEEHIYLEDVQTDEEKLNGSMLSSESTFLPIASDLEQTVHSDSEDETETFEPDSLAPKRPAQPKRHNTNKTHHSPPVDGQESGHVEDVILGAAPTAQPLGVGVSKPQSDPETSSDFGKAEMKEAAKQENVGMCASKLSLMEANRAAVKIQSWWRGRHTRCCHPMAKEVRSEIRLRRMQEYIISLCGQLDRVQQQFEEERLQRLVQEEAVKFLWKQLQSMEQWKQSVEQQLASISQAVPQPQVSAPGLCVAATPVPSSTANPPSTGASFPDSGFQSTSDQQAAQEDSFLSSGTADSLKTVRALSPLHSGFTVVDSADCSLLEQYLSSVQQREEELEEGVNDRTETPRPVSPVSAGRTTQSPSLPQKTADN
- the cep97 gene encoding centrosomal protein of 97 kDa isoform X2; this encodes MGVSDLQFDTNAGAVVDLSARGLLKLDQSFTCSEDTHTLILDRNNIMKLDHLERSPGLQQLSVASNRLVRMMGVSQLTELTVLNLPNNSIGYIEGLRDLPHLKWLNLSGNNIKVIEQLNNCVSLQHLDLSDNNISTIGDVTKLVALKTLLLHGNSITTLRAVPAHLPANLSILSLAENEIRDLNEASYLAPLRELEQLSIMSNPCVMATPSLPGFDYRPYVMSWCLSLKVLDGYVVSQKEGLKAEWLYSQGKGRSYRPGQHVQLVQYLATVCPLTSSPALETAEDAKLEKILNKQRFHQRQLLKETREGCPSPPRPTQLDVEGHSPSHPVPQGGAREVKHISAPTPPAAPLVQETEPVVQFNTWMSCDSSHPPPPVVRSPRLGEEHIYLEDVQTDEEKLNGSMLSSESTFLPIASDLEQTVHSDSEDETETFEPDSLAPKRPAQPKRHNTNKTHHSPPVDGQESGHVEDVILGAAPTAQPLGVGVSKPQSDPETSSDFGKAEMKEAAKQENVGMCASKLSLMEANRAAVKIQSWWRGRHTRCCHPMAKEVRSEIRLRRMQEYIISLCGQLDRVQQQFEEERLQRLVQEEAVKFLWKQLQSMEQWKQSVEQQLASISQAVPQPQVSAPGLCVAATPVPSSTANPPSTGASFPDSGFQSTSDQQAAQEDSFLSSGTADSLKTVRALSPLHSGFTVVDSADCSLLEQYLSSVQQREEELEEGVNDRTETPRPVSPVSAGRTTQSPSLPQKTADN